In Blastopirellula sediminis, the following proteins share a genomic window:
- a CDS encoding malate dehydrogenase, translated as MKVSLIGLGKVGSAVAHAIVLKGLADELVLVSRRTEIAKSEADDLNHAAGLEEHSVDVRAGSDMDAAGSDVILYCDASPSTGADVDRYSAARGNLQRLSQRMPLLAAASPSAICVMVTNPVDVMSWFALQVSGFPQERVFGVGTLLDTARLRRLLSERLSVHTSDVRAYVIGEHGEDQVASFSTASLGGESMKPDDDLMSLARQAAESAGKIYRTRGYTNYGIAGATMMILDAIRNNRRRTAPVSLRINDYYGVKDVCLSLPAVIGRRGIERVLRPELNEAEQATFHRGAQRIREAIDILAPSLAAVS; from the coding sequence ATGAAGGTTTCGTTGATCGGGCTGGGCAAAGTAGGATCGGCCGTCGCCCATGCGATTGTATTGAAGGGGCTCGCGGACGAACTGGTGCTGGTCTCGCGCCGCACGGAAATCGCCAAGTCGGAAGCGGACGATCTGAATCATGCCGCCGGGCTCGAGGAGCACTCGGTTGATGTCCGTGCGGGAAGCGATATGGACGCCGCCGGATCGGACGTGATCCTCTACTGCGACGCTTCTCCCAGCACCGGCGCCGACGTTGATCGCTATAGCGCCGCGCGAGGCAACTTGCAGCGGCTCAGCCAACGGATGCCGCTTCTAGCGGCGGCGAGTCCCAGCGCCATTTGCGTGATGGTGACCAATCCGGTCGACGTGATGTCGTGGTTTGCGCTGCAAGTCTCAGGCTTCCCGCAGGAGCGGGTCTTTGGCGTCGGCACGCTGCTCGATACCGCTCGGCTGCGCCGGCTGCTATCGGAGCGACTCAGCGTTCATACCAGCGATGTGAGGGCCTACGTGATCGGCGAGCATGGCGAGGACCAGGTCGCCTCGTTCAGCACCGCTTCTCTGGGGGGAGAATCGATGAAGCCGGATGACGATCTAATGTCGCTCGCACGTCAGGCGGCGGAATCGGCCGGCAAGATCTATCGAACTCGCGGCTATACCAACTATGGGATCGCCGGCGCGACGATGATGATTCTCGACGCGATCCGCAACAATCGACGTCGCACGGCGCCGGTCAGTCTGCGAATCAACGACTACTACGGCGTGAAAGACGTCTGCCTCTCTTTGCCGGCGGTGATCGGACGTCGCGGCATCGAGCGGGTGCTCCGTCCTGAACTCAACGAAGCGGAGCAAGCGACGTTCCATCGCGGAGCGCAACGAATTCGCGAAGCGATCGATATCTTGGCGCCTTCTTTGGCGGCCGTTTCTTAG